The window CATATCCACTAATTCATCAATATTTTCTCCAAATCGTCCATCACAATCTTCCACAATCTGCAAACAAATGCCAAATTTTACATTCATATATAAtgaacatttaaatttttaataccaGCATGATATCAAAACATTCAACCAGGTATATAAGTGGGCCTATGAAAATTGCACTTTTATTCAATTGATTCAAATTCATTCACTTGAATAATATACGTCAAGTAGTTCAGGTTGGGAATTTTTGCTGGACAAGATCCTTTCTACATCAAACATAAAGACTAATAATAGATCCGCACACATTCAAGCATATGAGGGCTGTTTCTTGtatcttatttattttagtAGGTGCTATTGTGTTTAGCTAGTCTGCTAGTGCACCAGTTTGTTGCTTAGGTAGCTGCCTGCCTTGTTGGCCACTCTACTAATTTTCAATTGACCTTTGCCCAGAAAAGGGTGCATTTTACTCAAGTACTCATCTACAGGAATTAAGTTTTTTAAAACGAAAGTTATTTGTTTATCTCCTACATACCATTTTGGTTCTCTGCTATATAACCTCCTCACAGCATTTCAGACAACCCAATGATGTGCATACAAAAAGCAACTATACATATGGGCAAAACATTTTGCAATCATGAAGACCAGAGGTACTGGCATAACAAgagaaaaaacaaataaaaaagttaTCGGTCAATCGAGGGATCAACTAGAAAACTAAGGAAAATGTTTCAAATAGTAAGTTTACCGAGTCAAGTTCAACAACAGAAGAAGGTCTAATGTTAATGACATTAATGATCTCAGCTTTTGCAAGTTTAAATTTCTCACTCCTTGAAATGAAATCAGTGATGCTCTCTTTTGTTTGATAGCGAGCCACACTTTGCTCCAAATAATCAAAAACCTGaattagataataaaaattaatcagcaattcaataatataatactTTTAGCAAAATTATATGAGAAATGTTTTAGTGAATATGCTAACCTTATATTCTGATGGTGCTACAGGAGCTATAACACGTGTTGCGTCTTTTCCAGCCCCCCTAGACCGCAGGAATTCAAGTACCTCAAAATTTGTAAGTGCCCCAGCATTGGCTTTTAATCTGAAAAATGTCCAAAAATACTTGATCACCACTAAAAGAACTGACAATAACTGTTAATGCTTAAAGCAAGTGCCAAAAGAATGACCAATAAGTCAAAAAGTTGAATTACATACATCTTCATCAGGAATCCAAAAGTTGCCCTTTCAGTTCCTGGTTATCACACTTTATATGTAGAGAAGCAAGAGCAAGCTGCCCGCCTGcaccaaaataaaaattagcaaATTGGGCGTCTTGAATGGAGTTACGCATTTTGCATATAGTATAAGTTAAccgtaaatttataatataaacaatcaacTGAGAGATAGAGCAATTGTTATCCAGAGTTTCAATAAATGTCAATAGACATAAGGTAATACATTCATGATTCAACCCATCATTCATGgacgcaaaaaaaaaaatcatctctCGTGGCCACCCTAACTATTAATTGTACTTAACCCACTAAAAAACTTATCCCAATTCTATATAATAAGTAACATAGAAACTTGAATCCAACTATATATACTCCCCCCCAGATTCTTGAGATTATGCAGCCTTTAAGGATTTTATAACCTAGACTCTATAAGGATTTGGCTCTAAGAAGGCACAATAGAACGAAAAATATGAAGATAAAATATAGGCAAAGAACCACTATCATCTAGTAACAATCTCAATGAAGCAAACATTTAATGTCATTTTAACCTACCTCAATTAACTATCGTGTATTACATTGCTAATGCAATATCTATACCAAACAGACCAAATTATAAAAAGAGCAGCCAAAATTCACGAGATTAAGCACATGGACAAAAGACAAAAGTTTTACGGACACAGAAAGGTCAACTTATAGCTACTGCAATGAGCAAAAACAGCAAGTGTGTTCAACTGATGCCCTAGGAAAAGCAATTGCTATGCTAATGacaaattttgaaacaaaacaCGGATAACTCCCATATTGATAAAAGACCTACTGATTAAGTCTTTGAGCACAAACACTCTATAACACATAGACTGGTTTTAGATCACTTCCAACACCCACAGTATACAAAAAGATCCTAAACATTACGATATCTGATTAACTAATTTTACTACTAATAAGAATTTAAAGGCTCAAAATCTTAGTCAAAACACAAAATACTTACCTCATACCACTGGATAGTTATTGAAAGCCTTTAGTcgactgtatattatatatagagagaggggCAAGTAAGAACTCCGAAAGAAAACCGGGAAAAAAACCCTAGGGTTTTGAGCTCTCTGTTTTATTCATATACGCACAACCAAATATTGAATCactaatattcatatatatcaAAACTTTACatgtaaatttgtaaataaagaTGAAGATAGTGAATCTTGATTTCATTCCttgtattattgtatacatCATTCCACGACTCAAATCCTAAAACAAATTGACCTTTATGAAGACACGGACAGCTGTGATTTGAAAAAATCATCGGACCGCCAACTCTACCCGTTCagcataaaccctaattttaccCCCAATTCAACGTAAATCCCAGATTGGAACCCTAATTTCGTTTGATAACTCTAATTTCGTTTGGTTTTATACTTGATACAAAGCAACATATGATTCACATAAAGtaacaaaattcaaaatccAATGGAGTGGCAGAAAAGGGCTCTAAACAAACCTGTATGTAGAGCCGAACGGAATGGCGGTGTGTTTGTGTTGGTTTGTTTTGGACGCACCGTGCTGAATAACCGCGGTCGTTCTGGACCCAACGTAGTAATTAAATTTCCGCGTATTCGATACAACGGAGCAGAAGCTGTTTGTTGCATAAACCTTGGCATTTGTCGGGCATCACTTgtaagtatttatattattaattattaattatatttcttaATAATTTTTAGGTATTATATGTTTCAAtaactttaatttttatcataatcttttttctagataaaattttataataaacgtaatatgattattaaatttatatttatttattttttaaaattaatactataaaagCATTTTAATGTATTATTACTGTGAATTTTAGCTCTTCGTATGAAGAgatattattatcatatttgtCAATTCTAATCGATCAAAGTTGGAATTTAACggctttcataaaaaaatataaataatagagatataactaaattataaattatattgatatttacgtaaaatagtatattatggtataaataaattataatttaataattgagaTGTTGTATATTTTATTCAGTATTGTAAAAAGTAAAAGCATAATTCAAACTTAGTCAATAAAATCGTGAAATAAGGATTCACCAAAAATTAACTTGATTGCTTATAAAttagtcaaataattaaataaataatcagaTATTTCATCAACCCGAATATGAATTAATTGGATTAAGTATCAATTTTTGGGAGGCGCCGCCATCCAACAACCACGCAACAATATCAAAATCGTGACAAATAATGAGGACTCAATTTGACTTCCATAACGAGGCAAAAAAACCCACCAAACTACATTACATGGATTAATCGGattaatcatcaatttttaGGAGTCAACTCTATCCAACAACCACGCATCAATACCAAAATCAGACTCGTCACAAGACGGTTTCAAAACAGTAGTACAACTAACAAATAAAAAGTCATTACTAGATTGGAACAAGCTCATCTTCATTGAATAGTTTGAGAATCGatcttaaaaaaatcaaaataattttatatttaagatgAACGTTTTCTAACATGCACAATATTAGGCAgctcaaattattttttcaaaaatattttcaaatggaCGACTTATCAATTTCATCGATTATATTGGTGAGGTTGATGTAAGTTAAGAAAAATTCACATGCTTCGATATTCAgcgatttgttttaaaaataaaatattgccAACCTTACATATTCTTTACTAGGGTATCACTGTTCAAAATGCAGCTTAACTGACTTACTGAGTGCCTGTTCGGATACCGGAAATAAGTGCTTTTTTCATAATACGGCggtttctacttttcttgactgaTTTGTATAAAAAGCTAAAgagcacttataaaaaaaaaagtttaattatcaggttggtcactgaagtgggtttaatgtatcaagtcggtcactgaactcaaaacggtatcaagatggtcactaaagtcaccataaaaat of the Daucus carota subsp. sativus chromosome 4, DH1 v3.0, whole genome shotgun sequence genome contains:
- the LOC108216239 gene encoding uncharacterized protein LOC108216239, producing MKILKANAGALTNFEVLEFLRSRGAGKDATRVIAPVAPSEYKVFDYLEQSVARYQTKESITDFISRSEKFKLAKAEIINVINIRPSSVVELDSIVEDCDGRFGENIDELVDMVAEVFPLPNPIENNDGVTQEAENGAQPS